The window CTCCACCGCAACAAGGGGACCGCGGCGGGAGCCGCGGCCCTGGGTTCACTCCTGCCGACCGCCTGCGCCGCTACCGTATCGGACTGGCTGTCGGCCTGACTCCAGTGCTGATGCTGTTCGTTTCCTTCACCAGCGCATACATCGTGCGGCAGGGTCTGAGCGACGACTGGCGCAGCATCGCGCTCCCACCCATCCTCTGGATGAACACCGTCATTCTGCTGGTGAGCAGCTTTACCGCGGAGAAGGCACGGAGGACGGCGGTCCGCGACGAGGGGCCGGGCGGTTTGTGGCTCGGCATCACGCTGATCCTGGGGCTCGGTTTTCTTGCCGGCCAGTGGATCGCGTGGAAGCAACTGGCGGCGCAGGGGATTTTCATCGCGTCCAATCCCAGCAGTTCTTTTTTCTACCTGCTGACGGCCAGCCACGGGTTGCACCTGCTGGGCGGAGTATTGGCCTTGGGTTATGCGGCGGCGGCGTCCCGTCTGCACCGGCCGCCGGAAACGCGGCGCATCGTCGTGGACATCGCCGCCTGGTATTGGCACTTCATGGATCTGTTGTGGCTGTACATCCTGGCTCTGTTGTTTTTGGCGCAATAGAACGACACGAGGAACCACACGATGGCTGAAGCTGCTGTGCATCACCCGATAAGCGACGCTTATGAACCGCCGCTGTTCGGGGCCTATTCGAAAAAAGTAGGCATGTGGCTGTTCCTGCTCTCCGACTCGCTCACGTTCGGGGCGCTGCTGTTCGCCTACAGCTACGGGCGCATCGCCACCCCCAACTGGCCTACGCCGTTCGGCGCTCACAGCATCGCCAACGCCAGCATCATGACCGCTTGCCTGCTCTCCAGTTCGCTCACCATGGTTCTGGCCGTCCTGGCGGGCCAGCGCGGGGACCGCACGTGGCGCTTCTATTGGCTGTTGGCCACCATGTTGTTCGGCTCGGCCTTCGTCGTGCTGCACGCCTTCGAGTGGAACGGGTTGATCAAGGAAGGCATGCGGCCGTTCAGCAACCCGTGGGCGGCGGACGTCCCCCAATTCGGCGGAACGTTCTTCGCGCTCACCGGCATGCACATGCTGCACGTCACCATCGGCGTGATTTACCTGGGTGTCATCGCCCTGGGCCGCAAGTTCATCCCGGTGCTGGTGGGACTGTGGCTGGTCACCTGGCTGGCGACGCCCTCCAGCAGCGTCTTCCACAACGGCGCCCACGTGCTGCTGGCCTGCGCCGTCATCGCTGGCATGGTCGTCTTCTTCAAACCCAAGGACTATGACGCCCACGATGTCGAAGTCAGCGGCCTGTACTGGCACTTTGTAGACCTTGTCTGGATGTTCATCTTCCCGCTGGTGTACTTGATGTCCACCAGGGTGTGAGGCGGAGGAACCGGATTCATGGCACACGAGGCAACCGCAACGCAGGATCACGGAAAAGCACAGTACTTCTGGGTGTGGGGCGCCCTGCTGGTTCTTACTGCGATCGAGATCTTTCTGGCCTACGAGCAGGTCTTCGACCCGCTGCACATGTTGCTGGTGTTGCTGATGCTTTCGGTGGTCAAAGCGGCACTGATCATCGCCTACTTCATGCACTTGAAGTTCGAGATCGCGCGCATGAAAGTCACGCTGATGGCGGCGCTGGTGATCTGCCTGTCGCTGATGTGCGTGTTCTTCGCGGATGCGTTCCGCATCCTGCAACTGGGAGCAAAGTGAAGCTGCGCTGCGCCCTTCTTACGCTGGTCCTGCTGGCCGCTTCCACGGCCTGGAGTCAATGCTCCATGTGCGCGACCGGCGCCCAGGCTGCCGATCGTCGCGGCCAGATCGCGTTACGCCGCGGAATCATCGTGCTGGCCATCCCGCCGGTCGGAATCCTGCTGGCGCTGGTGGGCGTGGCATTTCGCTATCGTAACGACCGCAACGATCCCGCCTAATTGCGCTCCGCAGCTCGTCGCCTGGACGTCGGCAGTCCCGAGCTCTCCATACCCAGCAAGGTCTTCTTCCGGCGAACGCCCCAGCGATATCCGCCCAGGTCACCGTCGCCGCGTGTCACGCGGTGACAGGGGATGACCACGGCCACCGGATTTGTGGCACAGGCTCGGGCTACCGCCCGGGCGGCGGAAGGCTGACCCAGGGCGCGCGCCACCTGACCGTAGGAACGGGTGGTTCCCCGTGGAATGGCCTGCAGATAACGCCAAACGCGCCGCTGGAAGGCGGTGGCCTGGATGTCCAAGGGCAGCGTGGCGTCGCGTTTTTCGCCGCGCAGGTAATCGACCAGTGTCTTGCAGTAACCGGCCAGAGCGCCGTCATCACGCTTGCGCACCGCAAACGGATACTCGCGACGCAGTCCTTGTTCCAGTTCAGCATCCGAGTGGCCGAAGCGCACCGCGCAAATACCCTTGGGCGTTGCCGCCACCAGCATCCGCCCCAAGGGCGAGTCGGCGCAGGTGAAGTGGATAGGCGTACCGATGGCGCCGCGCCGGTAGGCATCGGGCGTCATTCCAAGCTGAGATGCCGTTCGCTCGTAGAGCCGGCTGGTGGAGCCGTATCCCGCGTCATACATGGCATGGGTGACGGACCGGCCGGCCTGGAGTTGGCGCTTGAACCGCTCCATGCGGCAGGAATCGGCATACTCGCGCGGCGAGATGCCCAACGCACTCTTGAAGCTTCGCTGCAGGTGGAACGGGCTC of the Terriglobales bacterium genome contains:
- a CDS encoding cytochrome c oxidase subunit 3: MATLAHPVTVEEREPRVAGGPPASPPQQGDRGGSRGPGFTPADRLRRYRIGLAVGLTPVLMLFVSFTSAYIVRQGLSDDWRSIALPPILWMNTVILLVSSFTAEKARRTAVRDEGPGGLWLGITLILGLGFLAGQWIAWKQLAAQGIFIASNPSSSFFYLLTASHGLHLLGGVLALGYAAAASRLHRPPETRRIVVDIAAWYWHFMDLLWLYILALLFLAQ
- a CDS encoding cytochrome c oxidase subunit 3; this encodes MAEAAVHHPISDAYEPPLFGAYSKKVGMWLFLLSDSLTFGALLFAYSYGRIATPNWPTPFGAHSIANASIMTACLLSSSLTMVLAVLAGQRGDRTWRFYWLLATMLFGSAFVVLHAFEWNGLIKEGMRPFSNPWAADVPQFGGTFFALTGMHMLHVTIGVIYLGVIALGRKFIPVLVGLWLVTWLATPSSSVFHNGAHVLLACAVIAGMVVFFKPKDYDAHDVEVSGLYWHFVDLVWMFIFPLVYLMSTRV
- a CDS encoding cytochrome C oxidase subunit IV family protein, which translates into the protein MAHEATATQDHGKAQYFWVWGALLVLTAIEIFLAYEQVFDPLHMLLVLLMLSVVKAALIIAYFMHLKFEIARMKVTLMAALVICLSLMCVFFADAFRILQLGAK
- the ada gene encoding bifunctional DNA-binding transcriptional regulator/O6-methylguanine-DNA methyltransferase Ada, producing the protein MIAEGTSALAARDPELNLWEAVLARDPSRDGEFYFAVKTTGVYCRPSCASRRPRRENVVFFRRPDEAEGAGFRACLRCRPRSTGNPRQARVQEVCRYIESHLDEPVTLRTLGSVFQQSPFHLQRSFKSALGISPREYADSCRMERFKRQLQAGRSVTHAMYDAGYGSTSRLYERTASQLGMTPDAYRRGAIGTPIHFTCADSPLGRMLVAATPKGICAVRFGHSDAELEQGLRREYPFAVRKRDDGALAGYCKTLVDYLRGEKRDATLPLDIQATAFQRRVWRYLQAIPRGTTRSYGQVARALGQPSAARAVARACATNPVAVVIPCHRVTRGDGDLGGYRWGVRRKKTLLGMESSGLPTSRRRAAERN